The proteins below are encoded in one region of Amycolatopsis acidiphila:
- a CDS encoding class I adenylate-forming enzyme family protein has translation MTPGYLRATGIWELVARRAALTPDAVLAYDERRRRLTFGELKSAAERAAAGLAERGVGRGTVVSWQLPSRFTTIVLTVALSRLGAVQNPLIMMLREPEVRFICEQAGSALLIVPSEFRGFSHHALATSVARELPGLDVLLVDGELPEGDPAALPPVAPEPEVRWLFYTSGTTSAPKGARHRDAGLIAASATYCAALRPRPEDRIAGLAPIAHVGGVLHVLSAVQAGCSLVITDVFTPQETGDLLSELGVTLGGNGVPFARMLIRRQLAEPGRRLFPQLRAFLVGGAPRTPQLHRQVRDVLGGIGIVSGYGLTECPYVAWGSLTDGDERHATTEGRAGPGTELRIVREDGTPADPGEPGELWVRAAQLCLGYVDPASNAEAFDESGFFRTGDLATVDAQGYLTITGRLKDVIIRNMENISAREVEDHLLGCAGVADAAVIGVPDPDTGERVCAVVVPDGPPPELAGLCAQLLARGLNKRKLPERLEVVAELPRNAMNKVVKRELRDAFRS, from the coding sequence ATGACGCCCGGGTACCTGCGGGCGACCGGTATCTGGGAGCTGGTGGCGCGAAGGGCGGCGCTGACCCCGGACGCGGTCCTGGCCTACGACGAACGGCGCCGCCGGCTGACCTTCGGCGAGCTGAAGTCCGCGGCGGAGCGGGCGGCGGCCGGGCTCGCCGAACGCGGCGTGGGCCGGGGGACCGTCGTGTCGTGGCAGCTGCCGAGCCGGTTCACCACCATCGTCCTGACCGTCGCGCTGTCGCGGCTGGGCGCGGTGCAGAACCCGCTGATCATGATGCTGCGGGAGCCGGAGGTCCGCTTCATCTGCGAGCAGGCGGGCAGCGCGTTACTGATCGTGCCGTCGGAGTTCCGCGGGTTCTCCCACCACGCGCTGGCCACATCGGTCGCGCGGGAGCTCCCCGGGCTGGACGTGCTCCTCGTGGACGGCGAACTGCCCGAAGGGGATCCGGCCGCGCTTCCACCGGTGGCCCCGGAACCCGAGGTGCGCTGGCTGTTCTACACCTCCGGCACGACCTCCGCACCCAAGGGCGCCCGGCACCGCGACGCCGGGTTGATCGCCGCTTCGGCGACGTACTGCGCCGCCCTGCGGCCGCGGCCCGAGGACCGGATCGCCGGGCTCGCCCCGATCGCACACGTCGGCGGCGTGCTGCACGTCCTGTCCGCCGTGCAGGCGGGCTGCTCGCTGGTCATCACCGACGTGTTCACCCCGCAGGAGACCGGCGACCTGCTGAGCGAGCTCGGCGTCACCCTGGGCGGCAACGGGGTTCCGTTCGCGCGGATGTTGATCCGCCGCCAGCTGGCGGAGCCGGGACGGCGGTTGTTCCCGCAGCTGAGGGCTTTCCTGGTCGGCGGGGCGCCGCGGACCCCGCAGCTGCACCGGCAGGTCCGGGACGTGCTGGGGGGCATCGGCATCGTGTCGGGGTACGGGCTGACCGAATGTCCTTACGTCGCTTGGGGAAGTCTCACCGACGGGGACGAGCGGCACGCCACCACCGAGGGCCGCGCCGGTCCCGGCACCGAGCTGCGGATCGTGCGGGAGGACGGCACGCCGGCCGACCCGGGTGAGCCGGGCGAGCTGTGGGTCAGGGCAGCCCAGCTCTGCCTGGGCTATGTGGACCCGGCGTCGAACGCCGAGGCGTTCGACGAGTCCGGGTTCTTCCGGACCGGCGACCTGGCGACGGTCGACGCCCAGGGCTACCTGACGATCACCGGCAGGCTCAAGGACGTGATCATCCGCAACATGGAGAACATCTCCGCGCGCGAGGTCGAGGACCACCTGCTCGGCTGTGCCGGGGTCGCGGACGCGGCGGTGATCGGGGTCCCCGACCCGGACACGGGGGAGCGGGTCTGCGCGGTGGTCGTCCCCGACGGACCGCCGCCCGAGCTGGCGGGGCTGTGTGCGCAGCTGCTCGCGCGGGGGCTGAACAAGCGGAAGCTGCCGGAACGGCTGGAGGTCGTCGCCGAGCTGCCGCGCAACGCCATGAACAAGGTCGTGAAGCGCGAGCTTCGCGACGCTTTCCGGTCCTGA
- a CDS encoding acyl-CoA dehydrogenase family protein — MDLDFSPAQKEFREEVRTWLAEHKPAEPRPHDAAGIREYDLGWQRTQYEGGWAGISWPAEYGGRGLSLLEQLVWYEEYGRAGLPSLDSTFVGLNHAGPTLIERANAEQKAAHLPPILRGDVVWCQGFSEPEAGSDLASLRTRGVVDGDELVVSGQKIWTSNANLADWQELLVRTDTTVPKHRGITWVVCDMRAPGIDVRPIETMDGEHEFCEVFYDEVRIPLSHVVGAVNEGWSVAMSTLSFERGTAFTAGQVRLASTVEQLIALAADRSALADDELSRRLAVLRAEVAALRAMTYSAISRSARRGTPGPEGSIVKLYFSELEKRVARLSMDLLGGDSLRFRSRWLPGGWTGDYLHSFASTIGGGTSEVQRNIIGERVLGLPR, encoded by the coding sequence GTGGACCTCGATTTCTCACCGGCGCAGAAGGAGTTCCGCGAGGAGGTCCGGACGTGGCTCGCCGAGCACAAGCCGGCCGAGCCGCGCCCGCACGACGCGGCGGGGATCCGGGAGTACGACCTGGGCTGGCAGCGGACGCAGTACGAGGGCGGCTGGGCCGGGATCTCGTGGCCCGCGGAGTACGGCGGGCGCGGGCTCTCCCTGCTCGAACAGCTGGTCTGGTACGAGGAGTACGGCCGCGCGGGGCTGCCGAGCCTGGACAGCACCTTCGTGGGACTCAACCACGCTGGTCCCACGCTCATCGAGCGCGCCAACGCCGAACAGAAGGCGGCGCACCTGCCGCCGATCCTGCGTGGCGACGTGGTGTGGTGCCAGGGGTTCTCGGAACCGGAGGCGGGTTCGGACCTCGCGTCGCTGCGCACCCGGGGAGTCGTCGACGGGGACGAGCTGGTGGTGTCCGGGCAGAAGATCTGGACCAGCAACGCCAACCTCGCCGACTGGCAGGAGCTGCTGGTCCGCACCGACACCACGGTGCCCAAGCACCGGGGCATCACCTGGGTGGTCTGTGACATGCGCGCCCCTGGCATCGACGTGCGCCCGATCGAGACGATGGACGGCGAGCACGAGTTCTGCGAGGTCTTCTACGACGAGGTCCGCATCCCGCTGTCCCATGTGGTCGGTGCGGTGAACGAGGGCTGGAGCGTCGCGATGTCGACGCTGTCCTTCGAGCGGGGCACGGCGTTCACGGCCGGGCAGGTCAGGCTGGCGTCCACGGTGGAGCAGCTGATCGCGCTTGCCGCCGACCGCTCGGCGCTCGCCGACGACGAGCTGAGCCGGCGGCTGGCCGTCCTGCGTGCCGAGGTCGCCGCACTGCGGGCGATGACCTATTCGGCGATCTCGCGCAGCGCCCGGCGAGGGACACCGGGCCCCGAGGGCTCGATCGTGAAGCTGTACTTCTCGGAGCTGGAGAAGCGGGTGGCGCGGTTGTCGATGGACCTGCTCGGCGGCGACTCACTGCGTTTCCGGTCCCGCTGGCTGCCCGGCGGGTGGACCGGGGACTACCTGCACTCGTTCGCCTCGACCATCGGCGGTGGCACGTCGGAGGTCCAGCGCAACATCATCGGTGAGCGGGTGCTGGGCCTGCCCCGCTGA